GTTCTACTGTTCGTTCTGCTACTGACGTTCGAGATATTGCTAAAATTATTCTTTGTTTATTCATTTGTCAATTAGTAAGGGGTAAGTACCTATGACCCTTGCAATTTCATTCTCTTTCGTTTGAATTCCTGTTCTTGTCATACTGCCCTCCTAGATAACATGTATATAGGAATAAGCATGACGAATCTGTGTTCGAATATCAACTACAagagagcatgcctataggatattgcTACTCGCTTAGAAAACATACCAATAGGATCAAAATGAGTAATTCTGACTTTTTTTCCAATGTCTTCACTGCCCAGGCGCGTACCAcatagagatcatgtctatagacTTTAATAACACTTATCATCTATAATTTTGATAATCTAAGTAGCAGCACTGCCCATGAGATTTTACTAAGCCATGTAGTCACATAGAAGCCATGCCTATAAGTTTAAACGACTTTCATACATCTTAATTCTAAATTTGCTCATGACTCTTCACTGCATAATTTAAAATCGGTTTGTGTGCCTTTGTTGCTATATGTGGAGGCTAACATGAGCCACTCGTTGCTATTATGTGTAGTCCTACTTGTTTGAATATGcgactagttttatcatttttagaaacctaggtaaagtctagaaccacctaaatagtaggtccaaagcctcctggaccataggcatgggacgggtagtgcacatatagggcacgacttagaattaAATTAGAGCGCTTTTAAGTAAATaatttcaacatagtaattgggtagcaggagatgatagttgtgcccgctgaataatatgagcaactcctacctaaaaggagttgtgaagtattatttatgttgcacggggtgatcctttaggctaaaaaacttaccCCCCCCCTTTCCCGTACATGCTTGCTAAAGGATTGAATCACTAAATATAGATCGACGCTTTTGTAATCCTTAGTGATCCTTAAATCTGTACCAATTATTCATATAGTTTATTTTTCCTTCGCTGGTTTATGCTATAATAGGACTTTCAACTTTCATATCTTTCTTTATGTGTTCGCCTAGTTTAAtcatataatccacatagtttgaATTTCGGTTCGGACCCAcagttatggacctcgaagagtacctaacaccttctctttgaggtaacttgagcccttacccgatctttggtggagttgactagttaaaacaatattatttgcaaataggtttcctaacgcaccttaaatcaTTAGGTGATGACTCTTCTCTTTAAtatccatttaaaagagttgtcatacgTTGAAACCCGCTTTCATGAGAAAATAGGGTGCGACAATGGCATGATAgctgtggtgtgttgtgtgggattgagatttgcatgtgcaaggtcacggtcaGTTTGGAAGGGAGATCATAAATTCTTAAACGGTTTGGACGATTTTTGATGTTTAGATGGATGTTATAACTACTTGTTAATTCCTGAGaaaggtgcgcatttcagaaggcacactAGGTGTTgatttacggatgcttcattggtattgcggtacacGCTTGGTTGATTGACtgttgatattcagattttgctatgtggaacgaaagaattatgaaagtattcctagtgggatgatcatgtataggagatgtgttagtcattcgggCAAGGGAGTTGGGAGCAGATATGGTGATTAGTTTGttttatgaatttggagactgttTCGTGGTTATGGGTtgtgaagttgtggccaaagctagccagatgatagtatatgttataattaggtcattgtggacttttggagggtgatttatctatttgtgggtgaccaaagttgatttggggtccattggtaggcccaatgaggatgtgtattctactacgggtcggattggttgactccGTACTGCTATTTTTGAGGGATGTGTCCTTCGATTatagttgagcttattcgtgttctaatATAATCTATGTGTTACTCCTCTATGCTACGAGAGATTGTGATTTGTTAGTTATacgcacacatggtgcggttctgtttgggtcttTTAGCGGGATCTGAGCGAGATGGTTATGAGagtgttgaatgattgattgcgcatttggttatgttctttctagACTGTGCTATTATGTTATTGGTTCCTTCGTGGTTATGGTCATATACTTCAtgtatttgatgtcgaattgcgtgtagttgattttgagcatggtggcttgaggtattccaTATGGACCAGTGTCTGGATGGGGACACGCATTGCAGCTGGGTTATATCGGGATATTATCCTTTGCGTTAGATTTGTATGTCTTAGTTCTACTTTGTAAGATGGGTTTGTAGTATTgccgttgtggtggtacttgttgagcttgcaggatGGTTCTCTCATTGGAGTCATTTTCTATGTTTGAGTACATTTGTGTTGTTGTgcattggtgcacggattgcacggtttgtggctatGGGTAGTATTCGTGTGGCATGTCATTATAGTATcttgtatttgataagatgaggtcgttggacctagaatgggtgctatcggatctgattgcggtatatttggaaggataatgttgTTGTTCGTCTTAAACATTAgttatagttcttgtcgaaggagagggagctccatggcttgttgatctgataagtagttatgagtttctgcgtgtttcttccatcattggtagtgtacgaaGATTTTAGAACgatgttttatttgatatgaggtttattaccggtaccgggtttgcttcgagcagttattgtggtcaaaaattattgctatgagtatttgagttatgtggcaTATCATGTGATTGCattttgggttatggttatggcttgatacagcttgttcacaCCTATGCAGTGTGTAaatgcgagattcagatcttataataaattccggatgttgaaaattggattctttagtttacgggctaaggttgaagtaatgatcttcagttatgttacGTTGTCAGGACTATATACAActgggtgatgtgggatcacccccggggtatgtgcatggtaaggatacatggcggtttgatggcttttggaacaactcttggcacgttcgaggacgaacgtatgtttaagtgagggaggatgtaacgacccgaccggtcgtttcgagcattttcacttcgctcgatagtttgagggcatgagtagcttcgtatgatgtattatgacttgtgtgaatcatcggttttggttttttggGGTtaatcggaatcgatttggaagaatgaatttcatgatttaagcttttaagttagaagaattgaccaagtttgacttctaTGAacttgaccccggaatgaagcTTTAAGGGCTCTGTTaagtccggatggtgattttggacttgggcatattcccagattttcatttggatatttctagaaggattcggcgctaattggcaaaagtagaaaatttgaagatttggaaagttcataagtttgaccgggagttgactttgatgatatcagattcggattgtggttccgggaattgtaatagcttcgttatgtcatttgggacttgtatgcaaaatttgagttcattccgagttgatttgatatgcaTCGGCACGagctttggaagttgaaagttcaagagttcattaagtttgatcaGAGATGCGATTCATTATTTCgatattgttatatgtgatttgaggcctcgagtaggtctgtatcatgttaagggacttgttggtatatttggacggggtcccgagtggctcggaggAGTTTCGGACAAGGTTCGGTTCGTTTGGATCATTTTTTGCTAGGATGGTGTGGCTGggcttctggtgtgaccgcacctgcagagctatttgcgcaggtgcgatggtcgcaaaagcgacaaaggAGTCGCGGGAGCGGAAGCGGGCTGGGATCAGggttccgcagatgcgagaaatgggtcgcacctgcggaagcacGGAAGCAGTGCCTTGGGTTGCAGGGCCGAGGTatggcgcaggtgcgatggcagaGCCGCATCTGCGGGCGTGTAGGTGCGAAGTGGAGTTCTGCAGAAGCGATGGCTGCTGAGTTTGGTTTGTTCACATAAGCGAAGATTGGGCCGCATGTGCGATTCCGTAGAAGCAGAAATTTGGATCGCAAATGCAataatcgctgggcagaagctatattttcgAGGATTGGTCATTTTATTCTcattttgagattttggagcacggtttgggggactttggagaggaaattcaCCGTGtgacttggggtaagtattcttgactcactCGTGATtttatttcgtgattctatcttctttttaagtaatttgactatgaattttaaagagaaattgggggtttgagtCTAAAGTTTCATATAGTGAGttttttagttttgaacatcaattcagagttggatttgggtgaaactagtatggttggactcgtaattgaatgggttgtcagattttgtgagttttgtcgggttccgaggtgcgggcacGGGTTTGacgttttggccgattttgggattttgattaagaattcgacctttatcatttggaattagttccttaggcattaattgatgtatttgagttgcttttggctagtttcgagccgttcggcgGTCGGTACGCACgagatggaatttttggagcatcgctcggcttgcttggtattggatttggcttattcgaggtaagtaacacttctaaacttggagctgagggtatgaaccctcattatacgtgttatgtgattttttTGAAGGttacgcacgtgctaggtgacgggcgtgtgggtgtgcaccgtagaaattgataCTCGgtcgattccgtagagctgtGTAGCCAATTGACTTGTATTTTCCATGTGTTTTTTTCATGTGTTAAagaaactgagctgtgactcatgttagaaatcacgcTTAGGCAaatgctagtattattgggacccattgaggtaaATTCTGCTGTCgagttatatgtttaaattgtaatttcgtacccagtcatgttcattcattgcatatcatatcttagtctctgttgctatttattgatacatcatatcatcattttgggctagtttcatgatattgtgatccCGAGAgcttggagagattgatgattgaatgaggccgaaggcctgattatgagtgttatttatgggatcgggctgcacgtctcatcatgttttattgatttatgtctGGATTCGGcttattatagagcttgggctgaagaagcccctctggagtctgtacacccacaGTTAGCGCAGtgatattatattgagggatggatcttccctgggcatggatcttgcctaattatttatactgaaggatggatcttccctaggctggattggccctatacagtattgagtgactaCATGCCAGTTATCATATATAtctatttgggatggatcttccctgggttggattgaccatatacagtattgagtgGCTGTGCGCgagttgtcatttatatttgggccGAATCTGCCCTGTATAGTGCCGAGTGGCTGAGTGTGTTGAATATTGAGCATGAGGAGTggaaatgcgagacagtgagattgagttctctgagagtgtgagtacatgagttcatcattatgctgcattgcattagacatgcatacttgatatgtaggcatagagaagtatttttcctcatgccatctgataatggaatttcttatctgtcgttaaagttttttattgagaaaaatcacagatttcagacttactcatactttcggtgatttcggcaaaagatttgagttttgctgttatacttgaaaagaaaatatttattttccggaattgtatacgagctgagcatttatttattgagttatttcttgtaccatctttattatattattatgaactgttgttggttattggagttggactctgacctttgtcccaactcgtcactactttcaacctaaggttaggtttgttacttattgagtacatggggtcggttgtactcatactacacttctgcaccttgcgtgcagatgatagatgttgatgttgttgtgcacggcgggagatggatttgaagataTACCAGCATTCcgatcatagctgcctcttgatcttggtagctttagaattttaatatgtTCTTGTATAGTTCAAACAGACGATGGACTTTATTTAATATCAGCCTTGTAAAttttaaatcttagaagctcatgatttgtactaccagtccttgaaaaaTACTTATATAAAGCagttgtatttttatttcttttcttaataaatctcatttaaattggatagttgttaattggcttacctgacgggttgggttaggtgccatcacgactagttgaattttggatcgtggcACTTCTAACCCGTTAGCTTGTTGCCCGCTAGATTTAATAGCTTAGCTTTCCAACCTGTCAGCTTGTTGTTCATTTTATCAAGAATGAATTGGTAATCCCTACCTTTAGGGAAGTGGGATGAAAGATAAAAGCTAAGGTATTTGCCAAAATTTGTAGATGAGCAAATGTTTAGCGCATTTGTTAAAACTGCGTGGATGTTCATGGAAATATTTTTGGAGAAGAAAATTTTTGATTTGGAGAAGTTTATTTTTTGACCCGACTGAAAGTGCAAAGAGTTGAAGATATTAATAATCGTGGTGGCATTTTGTATATCAGCTCGAGAGAATAAGATAAGGTCGTCAGCAAATAATAGGAGTGAAATTGGTGGTCCCGATCTACTGATTTTAACTTATGTCCAGTCTCTGTTGAGGGTGGCCTGATCAATTAGGTGAGTCAGAGATTGCATACAAATTATGAAAATATAGGGGGAGAGGGGGTCTCCTTGACGTATGCCTCTCGATGGTTCGAAAAATTTTGTGGGCTTGCCATTTATCATGATGGAAATGGAAGCAAAGGAGATACAGTTCATGATAAGGTTAATGAGGGTGGTGGGGAAACCTAAATTATGGAGGGATTTGTGGATAAAGGACCATTCGAGTCTATCAAAAGCTTTTTCAAGGTCTAGCTTGAGCATCATATTGCCCATGTAACATGACATATTTTGAAATGAGTGGATGACTTCTTGGACGATGATGGCATTATCAACAGTTTGCCTTCCTATAAGGAAGCTGCATTTGTTGGGACTGATTAAGTGTGTAAGAAAATGATGGATTCTATTAACAATAATTTTAGTGATAGTTTTGTAAACTGTGTTGCAGAGGCTGATTGGTGATTGTTGATGGGTTAACTTGGACTAGCCCAAAACAGCCCATCTTTAAAACTGTTCTAGCCCGAACCCATTAAAACTTGGACGGGTTGGACGAGTCAAATGAGTTTGAGTTAGTTTTGCCACCCCTACTCTAACATTTGATTAGAGTACATTAAAGGCCTAGTTAGAGAAAGTTAAGGAGAATGACAAGGATACTTTTGTGCCACTGTTAATTTTTTAATACCAGTAACAGAAGTTTTGAAAAATAGCCGCACACCATATTTTATATTACGTTTGCCAGAATTTCAACAAGCTATGATGATTGTCAGAATTTGTGTAAAAAACTTAACGATCATCGGAATTTTCAGTCACAATGCTGAAAAAATCTGGTAATCATCAGGATTTTGTCACAAATAATCCTGATGGATTACCAAAAAATTTCAGAATTGTGGCTGAGTGCTTCAAATTCAATAATTGTCAGGATCGCTTATCAAAATTTTGACGAACGTGCTTCAAAATTCTAATCGGAGGATATTTTACCAAGACATTTCTTAACGGGGTCAAAATTTAAATGTTGGTCCTAAAAAGATCACTCCagagtattttattttttttcccgcTAAAGTCTCATCTTAGCTACTTGTTTTGCAAGTTCAAGACTTCAAGTGTCCAATTTGGACGGTGTTTGACaatttcttgaattttatttttatttttagaagttttcTGGGGAAGTGTCTGATGAACAAATATAccttttttatatttaaatatttttattttagtatTCTCATTTCGACCTTAGTTATAGGCTTTTATACCAATGACATGAGATATTGAAGCAACAAGATTTTAAAGGTAACTTGGATATATTATTTAGTACATCTTTAGCTTACCTTTCAAGAATGTATTTTCTTTCTCACATTTTGCATCCAATAAAAAATCGTCATATCAAATGAAAACTATGGAATGCCCATTTAGACCGACAAAATTTTGAAATAATAGCCGCATATAACATGACCTTAATATAATTGGATTTACAAATATAATTGATTTTACTGTCTCTTAAAAACGACCGCTCACCTAGCTAGTGATATAGTAAGATAAAATTGACCGAGGAAATGATAGTAAAATAAATGATAGTTAAAATTTTCACAAATATTTAGTTAAAATACTGAAAATGCAGAAGTTGTTTTTTTGTTGAGAATTTAAATATATAGCCGACAGCATCTCAGATTGCACTCTTGGAAGCTTCTTCAAAAGTTTCTGTTAATATTTTCTCatacaaaaaataaatatattaattatGTTAGCTGAATTGTAATGTATGTTAAACAATTTGTTTGCACTTGTTAGGTGCACCTAAAAATTAGTTTGCTCAACTAATACTTTTTTTGTTTTCAACTCTTTCATTATCGCATGCCTTGGCCTTCACCCTAATCATTTAGCTAATTTTACTTTTTCTTCTACCCAACAACAAAGATTGATCACACGGTCTTTGCTTTTCATCTAACATTGAAACTAATCTATCTAACAATTAAACCTTTTAGCTAACGCAAAATTCACAATCTAAGGTAAAAAAAATCAAAGCCACCTATTAAATAAAGGCATTTTTTTCCTGAGCGAAAAATTGCATTTTCCTTTGACCTCAAAGTTTATCAGTTACACTACGTTGCTTATGCTAGTAATAATTAAATATAGCAACCCATCCATAGGAAGTTCATGtctttttttaaagtatttatctGTCATATgtaatttaatttaatatatTTGATTTGTTTATAGTTTGAATTGTTGTAGTTGGGAACAAGAAAATGCACTAGTTGGAGGCCACACTAGGCATGTACATAATCATTTTTCAATGATGAGTCATGTGTCACATAATTTCTTTAAAGATTAAACAAGTTCGATGATACCATTTTGAAACTCGAGTCCAACTGATCAGTGTAAACAGTTTCTTAAAGTGGTCATTCAATAGGAATAAGTCTTACTTCACTAAGGTTTGTAATCTTCCTTATAACATTTCAATAGTCCCATCTTACTTAAAATGGTTATAAATATTCTGACCCATTTTATACGAGAGTACTATTTGATGTGATAGACAGATAAAGTTAAGACTTAATTGTTGAGAAGTTATTGATGCAAATTAAAAGATATCAAATCAAAGTACTTTGAAAATTGAAGAATTAAAtaaatttgaatttttaaaagtatataaattgcATATGATGATAACATTCATAATGGTACTGTGTCAAATATTTGACCTTTCGATAACGAGTGTTATATAAATTAGGAAAGAATGGGGTATAAGTTGAGAGAAACACACTCTGATAATGTGACGAATTCCTTGAAGTATATGAAGAAATAATAACATTAAATATTACTACATTACCGTGAGTTTAACTTCATTTAGAAAATGTACATAACGGAAGGAAATAAGGGAGATATACTAGCTATTTTTCATGTTCCAAAAATGGAGTACAAGTATCCTTTATACACATGAATAAATAGTGTAAAGGCCATGTTCATAAATTCTCTGTGCAAAAGTACTACTGCAGTAGTATAACTGTCAAAGTCTTAAgggaaaaaaactgaaaagaaaatTTAATGGGAAAACGATCAGAAAAATCAAGTGAATTTTCTAGGATCAGTAACATTAATCCTCCAATGTTCATCTTTAAATCCCATTTTTCCAGCCAAGTTCCTATCCCATTCTAACTCAATTTTCCTCTGCTTTGTCAACTTACAACATTTCTGTAAGCTCTCATCCATGGAGTCATGGAGTTTCCACCATGTCTTATGCGCGACATCGCTAGCATAAACACGTTGATCTCCTATATCCCAGTTACAATCGTAGTCCCTGTAACAAACCCATGGCTTTAACCCTAGATAATGTATAGCGTACACTTTTGGAGGATCTGCCCCGAATAGTTGGTTCTTAACACTGACCTCGTTAgaattatttgaccaaaaattCTTTAAGAAATTAACCCTTCGAGGCAACCTATGCCACCATACGTATACTTCATTTAGGAAACCCTGATCACCTCCGTTATACGATATAATCTCCTTTGTACGTTGCATGAACATGTTGAACGTGCAATTTGATGGCTCGATCACCATTATTCCTGAATTGAAGATTGACGCATCATTACCTGCAGATAGATTCAAGATTTAATATTTATGGATGAACAATCCAATATATACATATATCTAAGAATATTGattatttacatatatatatatatatatatatatcgagccgAAGACTGTAAGTATTACCTGTAGCTGTCATTTGAGGAAAATGAAACAGAAGGTCGATGTTACGCTGAACGATGATGTCGGCATCAATAAAGATGATCTTTTCATAGTCAGTGAGTTGCCATAACCTGAACTTGCTGTAATTGTATTCATTGTACGTGTTTTTCTCAGCTTTAGGGTTTCTAATCCTCTTGATAAACCGGAGTTTCCAGCCGGCTTTAATGAGGGCGGCTCGTTTGGGCTTGGAGATACTCCGGTCCAGAAGAAGGATAAGGTCACGTTTGGTTCCGGTTCGGAGAAGACTCTGAGCTAAGGTAATGGCACCACAAACGTATGTTTCTGAGGAATGGAGAACTGTGGCGTAGGCTTCTCTTCTTGATATTTTTGTACTGCTTTCAATGTTGGAAATATCATAGACCTCGTTGATTTCTGGAATCAAATGTTTGTCAAATATTTTGTAAAGAAAATCCTGTTTTATGCACTAACGTAAAAAAATTCACAAGCTGATTAGCTATAACAAATTAAATTTTACCGTAAAAAATCTATACACTGTCAATGCTAGTTATTATCAACTGTCACAACGTAGGAGTAGTCATAATATATATTCAATTAATGAAGTTATAGGATAGGGAGTTGTACAATGACACTACATGTTTTTTTTATCGATACAGTATGGAAACTTTAAAAAATCATTATTAAATTAATATTGGAGGATAGTGAAGTAATTGAAAGCTCCAGCATGTGCACTTAAATATTTGAGTTTGCATCTTACGTTCAATCAATCTGTATTATTAGCTTCTTGATTAGGTGAAGAGAGCAAGGTAATCTTATTTTTGTTGACTTTAGTTTGTATGAAGAAAAATTATGGAGTAATTTATTTCACTGTCGTGTAATTGTCATAATACACTTCTGCCTATTTTGTATTTCTACATGCAAGTAGATACTTAATTTCTCTAAACCTACCAAACATTTTACTGAATAACAGGATAATGCTTTTCAACCTCCTTTTGGCACCAAACTCTCAAAATCAACTTTGCCAAGTTAGTTGTCAACAATATTAGTAGTCTCATCACCTTGCCAAGAAATGTAAGAATATTATTACAACTAGGTGAAGGGAAAAAAATATGTAATAATATTGCTCCCTCAATTTCATTTTATGTGGCAAAGTTTGAATAGACACGAAATttaacaaagaaataaaattttttgaaatttgtgatctATAACAAATCATAGATATTTATGTGGCTATAAATCTtattaatgataaaataaaaagtttaaattaaagttgaattattaccAAAATTAGAAAGGTTTCATTCGTTTTTTAGAACGGACAAAAAAAAATGTTGCCACATAAAGTAAAA
This region of Nicotiana tomentosiformis chromosome 4, ASM39032v3, whole genome shotgun sequence genomic DNA includes:
- the LOC104118071 gene encoding UDP-glucuronate:xylan alpha-glucuronosyltransferase 2 isoform X1, translated to MMIMKFLPSKALIIKINLVFLACFLVAYGALLLRPSTSVYHEYAASLVCSLRECHHKGEGGIKMKAVLEERLVVNEAKAEKKMVKREKPSFLNEMGRGMKIGMVNMEGEDISEWKVHGQIIKVKFEKVSKLLEWKELFPEWIDEEEEMDGTECPEIPMPDFNSYSYMDMIVVKLPCKYPEEGWGRDVYRLQVNLVAANLAVKRGKKGWNNGNRMKVVFLSKCRPMVEMFRCDELKQREGNWWYYEPDMDKLTQKVSLPIGSCKLALPLWGKEINEVYDISNIESSTKISRREAYATVLHSSETYVCGAITLAQSLLRTGTKRDLILLLDRSISKPKRAALIKAGWKLRFIKRIRNPKAEKNTYNEYNYSKFRLWQLTDYEKIIFIDADIIVQRNIDLLFHFPQMTATGNDASIFNSGIMVIEPSNCTFNMFMQRTKEIISYNGGDQGFLNEVYVWWHRLPRRVNFLKNFWSNNSNEVSVKNQLFGADPPKVYAIHYLGLKPWVCYRDYDCNWDIGDQRVYASDVAHKTWWKLHDSMDESLQKCCKLTKQRKIELEWDRNLAGKMGFKDEHWRINVTDPRKFT
- the LOC104118071 gene encoding UDP-glucuronate:xylan alpha-glucuronosyltransferase 2 isoform X2 — encoded protein: MKAVLEERLVVNEAKAEKKMVKREKPSFLNEMGRGMKIGMVNMEGEDISEWKVHGQIIKVKFEKVSKLLEWKELFPEWIDEEEEMDGTECPEIPMPDFNSYSYMDMIVVKLPCKYPEEGWGRDVYRLQVNLVAANLAVKRGKKGWNNGNRMKVVFLSKCRPMVEMFRCDELKQREGNWWYYEPDMDKLTQKVSLPIGSCKLALPLWGKEINEVYDISNIESSTKISRREAYATVLHSSETYVCGAITLAQSLLRTGTKRDLILLLDRSISKPKRAALIKAGWKLRFIKRIRNPKAEKNTYNEYNYSKFRLWQLTDYEKIIFIDADIIVQRNIDLLFHFPQMTATGNDASIFNSGIMVIEPSNCTFNMFMQRTKEIISYNGGDQGFLNEVYVWWHRLPRRVNFLKNFWSNNSNEVSVKNQLFGADPPKVYAIHYLGLKPWVCYRDYDCNWDIGDQRVYASDVAHKTWWKLHDSMDESLQKCCKLTKQRKIELEWDRNLAGKMGFKDEHWRINVTDPRKFT